One segment of Lytechinus pictus isolate F3 Inbred chromosome 13, Lp3.0, whole genome shotgun sequence DNA contains the following:
- the LOC129275177 gene encoding uncharacterized protein LOC129275177, whose amino-acid sequence MFKSGFQPVCVLYQGNQSPFDGSCQLVCRHQIQQEDINTGDTVTVIDLGGSNGSGTAGAKNEGPPIRQGIVMGQEMVSSLIAAQFKTKLPEETSPFQNKRRKMSDEQDNSKDEKDKLEMSLLRSVNSTVHALSNEVARQSKELAHIKQRQIQMMNLLDGVFRKREVTYMGESSSTSSVVHVQNREEESTESGPVISSVRSTAAGTGGKVMNIKSEIHARSSPVPSQGSESFEEGLYSVVKLSPEQEQGWEEDPGAPSTAGDKPRYLEGTVLDNKGQYIEKITAEDKNNQFEQSVLDNKKQYLDQIFKNWRRGDNVEIGNYSLKVMMPVTELEDILYKTNNATSFAYRLAGKCFTSREMLEGNTRGGGFRMDGEVFKQLNPDVVEMIGGEVKKRFPFSDEALLSRIVRNAINERARNERKKKARFNAHKFEEESSPQIITDSDTFE is encoded by the exons ATGTTCAAGTCGGGTTTTCAACCAGTGTGTGTCCTATATCAAGGTAATCAGTCTCCCTTTGATGGAAGCTGCCAGTTGGTTTGCCGACATCAGATTCAACAAGAAGACATTAACACAGGAGACACAGTTAcg GTGATAGATTTAGGTGGCTCTAACGGAAGTGGGACGGCTGGTGCCAAGAATGAAGGACCTCCCATCAGACAAGGCATTGTCATGGGTCAGGAGATGGTCTCTAGTCTGATTGCAGCTCAATTCAAAACCAAACTGCCAGAAGAAACG AGTCCATTTCAGAACAAAAGGAGAAAGATGTCTGACGAGCAAGATAACTCGAAAGATGAGAAAGACAAACta GAGATGAGCCTGCTTCGAAGTGTCAATTCAACTGTGCATGCGCTAAGTAATGAGGTCGCAAGGCAGTCCAAGGAGCTTGCTCACATAAAGCAACGACAAATCCAGATGATGAATCTCCTTGATGGGGTGTTCAGGAAACGAGAAGTCACATACATGGGAGAGTCATCTTCAACATCGTCTGTAGTTCATGTCCAAAATCGGGAGGAGGAGTCAACAGAATCAGGGCCAGTCATATCATCTGTTCGGTCCACTGCTGCAGGAACTGGTGGCAAAGTGATGAACATTAAATCTGAGATCCATGCAAGAAGTTCACCTGTACCTTCACAAGGTAGTGAGTCATTTGAGGAGGGTTTGTACTCGGTGGTCAAACTGTCCCCAGAACAGGAGCAAGGATGGGAGGAAGACCCGGGTGCACCTTCAACAGCTGGAGACAAACCCCGGTATCTTGAAGGGACAGTTTTAGACAACAAAGGGCAGTATATTGAGAAGATAACAGCAGAAGACAAGAACAATCAATTTGAACAGTCAGTCCTAGACAACAAGAAGCAGTATCTTGACCAGATATTTAAAAACTGGCGACGTGGTGATAATGTCGAGATCGGAAACTACAGTCTTAAGGTGATGATGCCCGTTACTGAGCTTGAAGATATTCTGTACAAGACGAACAATGCTACCAGCTTCGCTTATCGCTTGGCCGGGAAGTGCTTCACATCAAGGGAGATGTTGGAGGGCAACACAAGAGGTGGAGGATTCCGCATGGATGGAGAGGTCTTCAAGCAACTGAATCCGGACGTTGTGGAGATGATCGGAGGAGAGGTGAAGAAACGCTTTCCATTCAGTGATGAAGCTTTGCTTTCTCGTATTGTAAGGAATGCCATCAATGAGAGGGCACGtaatgaaaggaagaaaaaagctAGATTCAACGCACACAAGTTTGAAGAGGAGAGCTCACCACAAATAATCACTGACTCAGATACTTTTGAATAA